The Leisingera methylohalidivorans DSM 14336 genome has a window encoding:
- a CDS encoding ABC transporter ATP-binding protein, translated as MSTATDTQPLVSLKGLSKTFDLSPPFLNRLIERKGKRTLRAVDGLNIDIPRGKTFSLVGESGCGKSTVAKLVVGLHGATSGEIRFDGTDLTALPAAARGEFRRRIQMIFQDPYASLNPRWRVRDIIAEPMRSFGITENRQEERAEVGRLLEMVGLSARDGEKFPHEFSGGQRQRISIARAISSRPEFLVCDEPTSALDVSVQSQVLNLMRDLQDELGLTYLFISHDLAVVDFMSDYVGVMYLGRLVEAGPAEQIFAAPEHPYTQLLMDTVPDISLGRRDRAAAIGEVPNPITPPPGCSFNPRCPLANSRCREESPGLVARNGGTVVACHAVTENRAVEHRAGTGHAAGSGTDKGERLETQKGVA; from the coding sequence ATGAGCACAGCCACCGACACCCAACCGCTGGTCTCGCTGAAGGGCCTGTCCAAGACCTTTGATCTGTCGCCGCCGTTCCTGAACCGGCTGATTGAACGCAAGGGCAAGCGGACACTGCGCGCAGTTGACGGGCTCAACATCGACATTCCGCGCGGCAAGACTTTCAGCCTGGTCGGAGAGTCCGGATGCGGCAAGTCGACGGTCGCCAAGCTGGTGGTCGGGCTGCATGGCGCGACTTCGGGCGAGATTCGCTTTGATGGCACCGACCTGACCGCGCTGCCCGCTGCCGCACGGGGGGAATTCCGCCGCCGCATCCAGATGATCTTTCAGGACCCTTATGCCAGCCTGAACCCGCGCTGGCGGGTGCGGGACATCATTGCTGAACCGATGCGCAGCTTCGGCATCACCGAAAACCGCCAGGAGGAGCGGGCAGAGGTCGGGCGGCTGCTGGAAATGGTTGGCCTTTCCGCCCGCGACGGCGAAAAGTTTCCGCATGAGTTCTCCGGCGGCCAACGCCAGCGGATCTCGATCGCGCGGGCAATCTCATCGCGGCCGGAGTTCCTGGTGTGCGACGAACCGACCTCGGCGCTCGACGTGTCGGTGCAGTCGCAGGTTCTCAACCTGATGCGGGACCTGCAGGATGAACTGGGGCTGACGTATTTGTTCATCAGCCATGACCTCGCGGTGGTGGATTTCATGTCGGACTACGTTGGCGTGATGTATCTGGGGCGCCTCGTGGAGGCGGGGCCGGCAGAGCAGATCTTTGCCGCGCCGGAACACCCCTACACGCAGCTGCTGATGGACACCGTTCCCGACATCAGTCTGGGACGGCGCGACCGGGCGGCCGCGATCGGCGAAGTGCCCAATCCAATCACCCCGCCGCCGGGCTGCTCCTTCAATCCGCGCTGCCCGCTTGCCAATTCGCGCTGCCGGGAAGAATCGCCTGGCCTCGTGGCGCGGAATGGGGGCACCGTTGTCGCCTGTCATGCCGTCACGGAAAACCGGGCCGTCGAGCATCGGGCTGGAACCGGCCACGCTGCCGGTAGCGGCACGGATAAGGGAGAGCGCCTAGAGACTCAAAAGGGAGTAGCCTGA
- a CDS encoding flavin reductase family protein, translating into MEFDFEALPPKDRYRLLCSFVAPRPIALVTTNSESGMPNAAPMSFFNVFSQDPPIVILGIQARPDGTEKETMRNIRRSNEFVVNLCDMAIAQQMVDCGISFPDDVDEVALTGLSHAPSLKIGPERVAEAPASMECRVSQIIDYPHRAIVLGEVVQMHVRDTCLDAAGRYVRPEAYQPVARLHADNYIVSDRQFELTATDSLTAATGS; encoded by the coding sequence ATGGAGTTCGATTTCGAGGCGCTGCCGCCGAAGGACCGCTACCGCTTGTTGTGCAGCTTCGTGGCGCCGCGGCCGATCGCGCTGGTGACCACCAACAGTGAAAGCGGCATGCCGAATGCGGCGCCGATGAGCTTTTTCAATGTCTTCTCGCAGGATCCGCCGATTGTGATCCTGGGAATCCAGGCCCGTCCCGACGGCACCGAGAAGGAGACAATGCGCAATATCCGGCGGTCGAACGAATTTGTCGTCAACCTGTGCGACATGGCGATCGCCCAGCAGATGGTGGACTGCGGCATCAGTTTTCCGGATGATGTGGACGAGGTCGCATTGACCGGCCTCAGTCATGCGCCGTCGCTCAAGATCGGGCCGGAGCGGGTGGCCGAGGCGCCCGCCTCTATGGAGTGCCGAGTGTCGCAGATCATCGACTACCCGCACCGCGCCATCGTGCTGGGCGAAGTGGTGCAAATGCATGTGCGCGACACCTGTCTCGATGCGGCGGGGCGCTATGTCCGGCCCGAAGCCTACCAGCCAGTCGCGCGGCTGCATGCTGACAACTACATCGTATCGGACCGGCAGTTCGAGCTGACCGCAACCGATTCACTGACTGCTGCAACGGGGAGCTGA